Proteins encoded by one window of Mastacembelus armatus chromosome 23, fMasArm1.2, whole genome shotgun sequence:
- the c23h12orf56 gene encoding uncharacterized protein C12orf56 homolog: MAQTGSGTPLSRRNIKLDSFLKRNTERAVYERIRTYEPCVVVSDTVSKVYMHVVLTDEQVYLTEHTPRTLTAAVSFRRVRDIELVNDLPEFLSGKDRERCQHIRITYVTEKPAGKGRDWLSGDKEVGLPLPAEASHRTSSSVTHTLEGYPAQREQRRLETHMLKPTRSVSCPNPETLGLPRVPHPSSTAPSPHSSPSSPTFPLSASDQVQRRLSSVLSRLLRRDGVKSEEQREAELHLYAVSQTSRLYLHLQSSWNSCMIRSTLLLDPVYRSRCSVSSDSSPAKQHAAVSWERTAHLFSQLSSELLQDGISVESLYVLLQELRAAAQHSITLRRLFWRSTEVCVLLVHTLEESLHGCQSLSGVYTTDQLLLSTLTVQTLAAMFRETEVEASRVNLLCAHRGVLASRTLLALVCDPQLKPGSRGSVADSELQALLSEYLDAACSLLFELLLLGHESSRCFSAGNFLSVGWILQVLQPHPHLLSFIGYQAQQAVQVLSDLQDSVLSPHQSVLLFQRCHLLLACLQHSPQLAQHLRSHFREEFRYFVKPSSTEEKLLPRYPVSQRTVRLLEHILTLMLHR, encoded by the exons ATGGCTCAGACCGGCTCCGGGACTCCGCTCTCCCGTCGGAACATCAAGCTGGACTCCTTCCTGAAGCGGAACACGGAGCGGGCTGTGTACGAGCGGATCCGAACCTACGAACCGTGCGTGGTGGTCTCGGACACCGTCAGCAAGGTGTACATGCACGTGGTGCTGACCGACGAGCAGGTGTACCTGACCGAGCACACGCCGCGCACGCTCACCGCGGCCGTTAGCTTCAGGCGCGTGCGCGACATCGAGCTG GTCAACGACCTCCCAGAGTTCCTCAGTGGGAAGGACCGGGAACGCTGCCAGCACATACGAATCACATATGTCACTGAAAAGCCTGCCGGGAAGGGACGTGACTGGTTGAGCGGAGACAAGGAGGTGGGACTTCCCCTTCCAGCTGAGGCGTCTCACAGAACCAGCtcatcagtcacacacaccttAGAAG GATATCCTGCTCAAAG ggagcagaggaggtTGGAGACCCACATGCTGAAGCCCACACGCTCTGTGTCCTGTCCAAACCCAGAGACTCTGGGCCTCCCGAGGGTCCCGCACCCCTCTTCCACAGCGCCCTCACCCCACTCCTCGCCCAGCTCCCCCACCTTTCCCCTGTCAGCCTCAGATCAG GTTCAGAGGAGGCTCAGTTCAGTCCTGTCTCGCCTGTTGAGGAGAGACGGCGTGAAGAGCgaggagcagagggaggccGAGCTGCATCTTTACGCCGTCTCCCAGACGTCCAGACTTTACCTGCATCTGCAGAGCTCGTGGAACAGTTGTATGATT agGTCCACTCTGTTGTTAGACCCAGTCTACAGAAGCAGATGCAGCGTTTCCTCCGACTCCTCTCCTGCAAAGCAACATGCTGCCGTCAG ctggGAGCGGACGGCTCACCTGTTCAGTCAGCTGagctcagagctgctgcaggacgGGATCAGTGTGGAGAGTTTGTACgtgctgctgcaggagctgaGAGCTGCTGCTCAGCACAGCATCACCCTGCGCAGACTCTTCTGGAGG tccaCTGAGGTCTGTGTTCTCCTGGTTCACACTCTGGAGGAGTCTCTTCACGGCTGTCAGAGCCTCAGTGGAGTCTACACCACAGATCAACTACT ACTCAGCACTCTGACCGTCCAGACGCTCGCTGCCATGTTCAGAGAGACCGAGGTCGAAGCCTCCAGAGTCAACCTGCTTTGTGCCCACAG AGGTGTCCTGGCCTCCAGAACGCTCCTCGCCTTGGTCTGTGATCCACAGCTGAAGCCAGGCAGCCGAGGGTCTGTGGCCGACTCAGAG CTTCAGGCCTTACTGTCTGAGTACCTGGACGCCGCCTGCTCCCTGCTCTTTGAGCTGCTGCTTTTAGGACACGAG AGCAGCAGGTGTTTCTCTGCTGGGAACTTCCTGTCTGTTGGCTGGATCCTCCAGGTGCTGCAGCCTCATCCTCACCTG CTGTCCTTCATCGGTTACCAGGCCCAGCAGGCGGTGCAGGTCCTATCAGACCTGCAGGACTCTGTGCTGAGTCCTCATCAGTCTGTCCTGCTGTTCCAGCGCTGTCACCTCCTGCTGGCCTGTCTGCAGCACAGCCCCCAGCTGGCTCAGCACCTCCGCTCACACTTCAGAGAGGAGTTCAG GTACTTCGTAAAGCCGTCgagcactgaggagaagctgctgcctCGCTACCCCGTCAGCCAACGGACTGTGCGGCTGCTGGAGCACATCCTGACCCTTATGCTGCACAGATGA
- the LOC113141969 gene encoding tetraspanin-8-like: MAQVNTCLKRTFTIFNIFFAIVGGFIIGLALLSQIVTGVDGGHELEGRTSGLVLLYVMGIITLMIATMGAYGAHKESRGCLTVFLVCMIIGCLLMLRAGIPAAIARPQLRGFLEDKFRNYVPLDNAPDNVKSVVESLQTNLQCCGLFSNKDWQEYPDSCQCKPEEAGICQSVNSYAVFMMKSKLIYSRPCIPIVVHYVLLVADIVIGVIFTLASLALLGMILSSIMIHQMRFPNNPTMVVTIPTIFNTAPPKYQELQNPPPYC, encoded by the exons ATGGCCCAGGTCAACACCTGCCTCAAGCGGACCTTCACCATCTTCAACATCTTCTTCGCG attgTTGGTGGCTTCATCATCGGGCTCGCTCTGCTGTCTCAGATCGTCACCGGTGTTGATGGAGGACACGAA CTGGAGGGTCGGACCTCCGGCCTCGTCTTGCTCTACGTCATGGGCATCATCACGTTGATGATCGCCACCATGGGAGCCTACGGGGCCCACAAGGAGAGCAGAGGGTGCCTGACTGTG TTCCTGGTGTGCATGATCATTGGATGTCTGCTGATGCTCAGAGCTGGAATCCCTGCTGCCATCGCACGTCCTCAG ctgagAGGTTTTCTGGAGGACAAGTTTCGTAACTACGTGCCTCTGGACAATGCCCCAGACAACGTTAAGAGTGTGGTCGAATCACTGCAGACAAAc CTGCAGTGCTGTGGTCTGTTCAGCAACAAGGACTGGCAGGAGTACCCTGATTCCTGTCAGTGCAAACCTGAGGAGGCGGGCATTTGTCAGTCAGTCAACTCCTACGCA gTCTTCATGATGAAGAGCAAGCTCATCTACAGCAGG CCCTGCATCCCCATCGTCGTCCACTATGTCCTGCTGGTCGCTGACATCGTTATCGGCGTCATCTTCACCCTGGCCTCGCTCGCA CTGCTGGGCATGATTCTGTCCTCCATCATGATCCACCAGATGCGTTTCCCCAACAACCCCACCATGGTGGTGACCATCCCCACCATCTTCAACACAGCTCCACCAAAATACCAGGAGCTGCAGAACCCTCCACCGTACTGTTAG
- the LOC113141968 gene encoding arg8-vasotocin receptor-like, with amino-acid sequence MRFLSEFSGNITGGNGTEGWNFTEPLETGAAAKRNASDPFGRNEEVAKIEITVLTLAFLAAVVGNLCVLLAMHKTRRKPSRMHLFMKHLCLADLVVAFFQVLPQLCWEITFRFHGPDFLCRIVKHLQVLGMFASTYMMVMMTVDRYVAICHPLQTLQQPTQRAYIMIGSTWACSLVLSIPQYFIFSLSEVHPGSAVYDCWGHFVQPWGLRAYITWITTGIFVVPVVVLVFCYGFISRTIWRNLKYKTRGKRAGEVSEGSQTGILGRNSVSSVSTISRAKLRTVKMTFVIVVVYVVCWAPFFTVQMWSVWDETFSWDDSENTAVTLSALLASLNSCCNPWIYMIFSGHLLSDFAGSFPCCSRLRSKFSHQDSDSSIRRTTLLSRLQGPRLSEPFRDLNPTTPKNCAQAPSVS; translated from the exons ATGCGCTTCCTCTCCGAGTTCTCCGGCAACATCACGGGTGGAAACGGCACCGAGGGGTGGAACTTCACGGAGCCGTTGGAGACCGGAGCCGCCGCGAAGAGAAACGCCAGCGACCCGTTTGGACGGAACGAGGAGGTGGCCAAAATTGAGATCACCGTCCTGACCCTCGCGTTCCTCGCGGCAGTGGTGGGGAACCTGTGCGTGCTGCTGGCCATGCACAAAACCCGGAGAAAACCGTCGCGCATGCACCTGTTCATGAAGCACCTGTGCCTCGCGGACCTGGTGGTGGCGTTTTTCCAGGTGCTGCCGCAGCTCTGCTGGGAGATCACCTTCCGCTTCCACGGGCCAGACTTTCTGTGCCGCATCGTGAAGCACCTGCAGGTGCTGGGCATGTTCGCCTCCACCTacatgatggtgatgatgaccGTGGACCGCTACGTCGCCATCTGCCACCCGCTGCAGACGCTCCAGCAGCCAACGCAGCGCGCGTACATCATGATCGGCTCCACGTGGGCCTGCAGCCTGGTCCTGAGCATCCCGCAGTACTTCATCTTCTCCCTGAGCGAGGTGCACCCCGGCTCGGCCGTGTACGACTGCTGGGGGCACTTCGTGCAGCCGTGGGGGCTGCGCGCGTACATCACCTGGATCACGACCGGGATCTTCGTCGTGCCCGTGGTCGTGCTCGTGTTCTGCTACGGATTCATCTCCCGCACGATCTGGAGGAACCTCAAATATAAAACCCGGGGGAAGCGCGCGGGCGAGGTGTCAGAGGGCTCCCAGACCGGGATCCTTGGCAGGAACTCGGTCAGCAGCGTCAGCACCATCTCCCGCGCCAAATTACGCACGGTGAAGATGACGTTCGTGATCGTGGTGGTGTACGTGGTGTGCTGGGCGCCTTTCTTCACCGTGCAGATGTGGTCAGTGTGGGACGAGACCTTCTCCTGGGACG aCTCGGAGAACACGGCCGTGACGCTGTCCGCCCTGCTGGCCAGCCTCAACAGCTGCTGCAACCCCTGGATCTACATGATCTTCAGCGGCCACCTCCTCTCGGACTTTGCCGGCAGCTTCCCGTGTTGCAGCCGCCTGAGGAGCAAGTTTAGCCACCAGGATTCGGACAGCAGCATCCGGCGGACCACGCTGCTGTCCCGCCTGCAGGGCCCACGGCTTTCAGAACCATTCAGAGACCTCAACCCCACCACCCCCAAAAACTGTGCACAGGCCCCATCGGTGTCCTGA